One Diabrotica virgifera virgifera chromosome 3, PGI_DIABVI_V3a genomic window carries:
- the LOC126881083 gene encoding deoxynucleoside kinase-like, which yields MNKIKNIIAKMAQSPVARGNNSRPFTVVVEGNVGSGKTTFLEHFNKNENVGVFAEPIDMWRNCSGYNLLDLMYKDPKKWSFTFQSYVQLTMLGLHQKKIHQPVKLMERSLYSARYCFVEKMSRDGLMPPASVAVIDEWFKYITSTDDAQIDLIVYLRTSPEIAYERILKRNRSEEKTVAFEYIKALHEIHDDWLYNKTLHDCKAPVIVLNADLDRSVIEEEYEKYEPHILNKKPVGVKIG from the exons ATGAATAAAATTAAGAATATAATCGCTAAAATGGCCCAGTCTCCCGTAGCTCGAGGTAATAATAGCCGCCCCTTTACCGTAGTTGTTGAAGGAAATGTTGGTAGCGGTAAAACTACATTTTTGGAACACTTTaataaaaacgaaaatgttgGTGTGTTTGCAGAACCTATAGATATGTGGAGAAACTGCAGTGGATATAATTTATTG GATTTAATGTATAAGGATCCAAAAAAGTGGAGCTTTACCTTCCAGTCATATGTGCAGCTTACCATGTTAGGGCTCCATCAGAAAAAGATACATCAGCCAGTCAAGCTTATGGAAAGGTCATTATATAGCGCAAGGTATtgttttgtagaaaaaatgtcCAGAGATGGGTTAATGCCACCCGCTTCAGTGGCAGTCATTGATGAATGGTTTAAATATATAACATCAACGGATGATGCTCAAATAGATCTTATTGTGTATTTAAGAACCTCTCCTGAGATTGCATATGAGAGGATCTTAAAACGTAATAGGTCAGAAGAGAAGACTGTTGCATTTGAATATATCAAAGCCTTACATGAGATACATGATGATTGGCTgtataataaaactttacatgACTGTAAGGCTCCTGTTATTGTTCTAAATGCTGATCTGGATAGATCTGTTATTGAAGAAGAGTATGAAAAGTATGAGCCtcatattcttaataaaaaaccTGTAGGAGTTAAGATAGGTTAA